The following are encoded in a window of Arthrobacter sp. SLBN-100 genomic DNA:
- a CDS encoding ParB family protein produces the protein MMSKADTLEAGGARQLQYRRKTSFYQEQGAADRMRAAFLNTQQATGFSSLSEFINAAVDEKVAGLEQEHNDGHTWSPLGAGEIPQGKPVGLQPKFSMATARREALRERRSLALRGLIESAIPEIESGHPADRGKVRAFYREDGQEALIETYGANDGVPIFRRYDTETSGGEVWMHTSSGNGWEDGDGLLARESTTRTGHLPHAGGQAAETPTPDLPRTVENARRELEQQFSQRQVEIKVFYSPDGSQALVESYNYSTEISAFIHYAYDAGAGLIDARNSTGHNWQEWRTAPFEA, from the coding sequence ATGATGTCGAAAGCAGATACTCTTGAGGCCGGCGGGGCGCGCCAGCTTCAGTACCGGCGCAAGACCAGCTTTTATCAGGAGCAAGGCGCTGCGGACCGCATGCGCGCGGCGTTCCTTAACACCCAGCAGGCCACCGGCTTTAGCTCGTTGAGTGAATTCATCAACGCCGCCGTCGACGAGAAAGTTGCCGGCCTGGAGCAGGAGCATAACGACGGTCATACCTGGTCACCGCTCGGCGCGGGCGAAATTCCGCAGGGCAAGCCTGTTGGGCTGCAGCCAAAGTTCAGCATGGCAACGGCCCGCAGGGAAGCGCTGCGGGAACGGCGCAGCCTGGCCCTGAGGGGCCTCATTGAGAGCGCCATCCCGGAGATTGAGTCCGGGCACCCGGCCGACCGCGGAAAGGTGCGCGCGTTCTATCGCGAGGACGGCCAGGAGGCGCTCATCGAAACCTACGGCGCCAACGACGGGGTGCCCATTTTTCGCCGCTACGACACTGAGACCTCCGGCGGGGAAGTTTGGATGCACACCAGCAGCGGAAATGGCTGGGAGGACGGAGACGGGCTTTTGGCCAGGGAGTCCACGACACGGACCGGGCACCTGCCCCACGCCGGTGGCCAGGCCGCCGAAACGCCCACGCCTGACCTCCCCAGGACCGTGGAGAATGCCCGGCGGGAACTGGAGCAGCAGTTCTCACAGCGGCAGGTTGAGATCAAAGTGTTCTATAGCCCAGATGGTTCGCAGGCACTTGTCGAGTCATACAACTACAGCACCGAGATCTCGGCTTTCATCCACTACGCCTACGACGCCGGCGCTGGCCTCATCGACGCGCGAAACAGCACCGGGCACAACTGGCAGGAGTGGCGGACCGCGCCGTTCGAGGCGTAG
- a CDS encoding DUF4193 domain-containing protein → MAADYDEVRSDVKESQDRSLEDLQSANAPDARSVVTELDEADALDEGLTPGGEIISDELIVQVIPQGADEFTCYSCFLVRHRSQLARESNGHSYCIECEG, encoded by the coding sequence GTGGCAGCCGACTATGATGAAGTCCGCTCCGACGTCAAGGAATCCCAGGATCGTTCGCTGGAGGACCTACAGTCCGCGAACGCCCCGGATGCCCGCAGCGTCGTCACCGAGCTGGACGAGGCCGACGCCCTCGACGAAGGGCTGACACCTGGCGGCGAAATCATCTCCGACGAGCTCATCGTGCAGGTGATTCCCCAAGGCGCTGACGAGTTCACCTGCTATTCCTGCTTCCTCGTCAGACACAGGTCCCAGCTCGCCCGCGAAAGCAACGGCCACTCGTACTGTATCGAGTGCGAAGGCTAG
- a CDS encoding plasmid pRiA4b ORF-3 family protein, protein MDQLLALGHGEAFYEYDFGDSWLHRLELVSRRSVEEGASPARLIDGARRGPLEDSGGLPGYEEIMDALDDPGHPDHTEHSTWVADMTGSDEPFDPAFLDIADVNRTLAKLF, encoded by the coding sequence CTGGATCAGCTACTCGCGCTGGGCCACGGCGAAGCGTTCTACGAATATGACTTCGGTGACAGCTGGCTTCACCGGCTCGAACTGGTGTCCCGACGGTCCGTGGAGGAAGGCGCGTCGCCGGCCCGGTTGATCGACGGCGCCCGACGCGGTCCGCTCGAAGATTCTGGAGGATTGCCCGGTTACGAGGAGATCATGGACGCCCTGGACGACCCGGGCCATCCTGACCACACCGAACACTCTACCTGGGTGGCCGATATGACAGGCTCCGATGAGCCTTTTGACCCTGCGTTCCTAGACATCGCCGACGTGAACCGCACGCTGGCTAAGCTGTTCTGA
- the cspE gene encoding transcription antiterminator/RNA stability regulator CspE gives MATGTVKWFNAEKGFGFIAPDDGSADVFAHFSAIASSGYRSLDENQKVQFDVTQGPKGPQAENIQPL, from the coding sequence ATGGCAACAGGTACGGTCAAGTGGTTCAACGCCGAAAAGGGCTTCGGATTCATCGCCCCCGACGACGGAAGCGCTGACGTGTTCGCACACTTTTCGGCAATCGCATCCAGCGGTTACCGCTCCCTGGACGAGAATCAGAAGGTTCAGTTCGACGTTACCCAGGGCCCGAAGGGTCCGCAGGCGGAGAACATCCAGCCGCTCTAA